One Flavobacterium sp. 90 DNA segment encodes these proteins:
- a CDS encoding DUF6252 family protein, whose translation MKKIYVLFVSILTVGFFFNSCSSDESVDDEVVVDTAAGKLQFDFDGQTFVSTSVQAIIEDDYISIMGLRSSKGDFIVITVPSNKVGTYTWKNVSNQNKGWDLRLAYSASSTDDSSFIGLSKEDANNELGISDYEDTATVTITSIDSKTKKLSGTFQFTGIRSNSNNKLENKTFTKGSFNEIAYTSNVPVVNKNTFSAKLDGTNFVPTSVTAISVMGKIMIGGIKGSVENILVAIPSTIKKGTYSVGSGFDYVLTYSKDATLGNMFDASKGTIVILSHDTAKKTISGTFTASLVTYPATVKHEITEGAFNISY comes from the coding sequence ATGAAAAAAATTTATGTTTTATTTGTCTCAATCCTAACGGTAGGATTCTTTTTTAATTCTTGCAGCAGCGATGAATCGGTTGATGATGAAGTCGTCGTTGATACGGCAGCAGGAAAATTGCAATTTGATTTTGATGGTCAAACTTTTGTTTCTACATCCGTACAAGCCATTATAGAGGATGATTATATCTCGATTATGGGATTACGTTCCTCAAAGGGAGATTTTATTGTAATAACCGTGCCTTCTAATAAAGTAGGAACCTATACCTGGAAAAATGTAAGCAATCAAAATAAAGGTTGGGATTTGAGATTGGCTTATAGTGCTTCTTCTACAGATGATAGTTCTTTTATTGGCCTTTCTAAAGAAGATGCCAATAATGAGTTAGGTATTTCAGATTATGAAGATACTGCAACTGTTACAATAACATCGATTGATTCAAAAACAAAAAAATTGTCAGGGACATTTCAGTTTACGGGCATAAGATCTAATTCTAACAATAAATTAGAAAACAAAACTTTCACCAAAGGATCTTTTAATGAGATTGCTTATACAAGTAATGTTCCTGTTGTGAATAAGAACACTTTTTCGGCAAAATTAGACGGAACAAATTTTGTTCCTACAAGTGTGACGGCAATTTCTGTTATGGGAAAAATAATGATCGGTGGCATAAAAGGAAGTGTCGAAAATATTTTAGTTGCTATACCTAGTACTATAAAAAAAGGTACTTATAGTGTTGGTTCTGGTTTTGATTATGTTCTAACATATAGTAAAGATGCAACACTTGGTAATATGTTTGATGCCTCAAAAGGAACTATTGTTATTTTAAGCCATGATACCGCTAAGAAAACAATTAGCGGAACGTTTACAGCTTCTTTAGTAACATATCCTGCAACTGTGAAACATGAGATAACTGAAGGAGCCTTTAATATTTCATATTAA
- a CDS encoding type II secretion system F family protein — MSFDLTAYNAPKGEKKDSRIETKSFKFSKKLSDKKKEIFYRELGMLLRSGVDFKKALEILSNQAANKFERELILVIKEKVIEGRSIYESMRETNQFSAYEYYSIQIGEETRKLEEVLGELQKYFNRKIQMKRQIISVMTYPTIVMLVTFLVLYFMLNKVVPMFSSVFRQFGSELPKSTQIILKISNHSGMIFSATIGVIIGLILIHSLLKQKDSYRSFTTKVLLKIPYFGNLIRKIYISRFCQAMNLLITSKTTLINSLSLTAKMIGFYPIEIAIEQIKEDIIRGASLHESLKKHDVFENKMVSMVEVAEQVNQLEAMFERLTEQYNEEISHQTKMIGVILEPMIIIIIGAIVGVIMVSMYAPMFDLSKIINK, encoded by the coding sequence ATGAGTTTTGATTTAACTGCTTATAATGCACCAAAAGGGGAGAAGAAGGATTCCAGAATTGAAACAAAATCTTTTAAATTCTCTAAAAAGCTGTCTGACAAAAAAAAAGAGATTTTTTATCGAGAGCTTGGTATGCTTCTAAGATCCGGTGTTGATTTTAAAAAAGCACTTGAAATTCTTAGTAATCAAGCTGCTAATAAATTTGAGAGAGAATTAATCCTTGTAATCAAAGAAAAAGTGATTGAAGGAAGAAGTATTTATGAGTCAATGAGAGAAACCAATCAATTTTCGGCTTACGAATATTATAGTATTCAAATTGGCGAAGAAACCAGAAAACTGGAAGAAGTTCTGGGAGAATTACAAAAGTACTTTAATCGAAAAATTCAAATGAAAAGACAGATTATCTCTGTTATGACTTATCCTACTATTGTAATGTTGGTTACGTTTCTGGTTTTGTATTTTATGCTTAATAAAGTTGTTCCGATGTTCAGTTCTGTTTTTAGACAATTTGGAAGTGAATTACCAAAAAGTACACAAATTATTCTCAAAATATCGAATCATTCCGGGATGATTTTTTCTGCTACAATTGGAGTTATAATTGGTTTAATACTCATTCATAGCTTGCTAAAACAAAAAGATAGTTACAGATCGTTTACAACTAAAGTACTTTTAAAAATCCCTTATTTTGGTAACTTGATTCGCAAAATATACATATCACGTTTCTGCCAAGCTATGAATTTGTTGATTACCTCTAAAACAACCTTAATAAATTCTTTGTCGTTAACCGCAAAAATGATTGGTTTTTACCCTATAGAAATTGCTATCGAACAAATAAAAGAAGACATAATAAGAGGAGCTTCATTGCATGAAAGTTTAAAAAAACACGATGTGTTTGAAAATAAAATGGTTTCTATGGTTGAGGTAGCAGAGCAGGTCAATCAGCTTGAGGCTATGTTTGAAAGATTAACAGAACAATACAATGAAGAAATAAGTCATCAAACCAAAATGATAGGCGTGATTCTGGAACCCATGATTATCATTATAATAGGCGCCATTGTTGGAGTAATAATGGTTTCTATGTATGCGCCGATGTTTGATTTAAGTAAAATTATCAATAAGTAA